The proteins below are encoded in one region of Shewanella putrefaciens:
- a CDS encoding DUF1289 domain-containing protein: MLSPCVARCGLNDEDYCMGCFRHIDEIVAWRDASEAEQHSIIDQLPARKAHFEGAENRHILSRAKWLEAEERLAKKL; encoded by the coding sequence ATGCTTTCACCCTGCGTTGCCCGCTGCGGCTTAAACGATGAAGACTATTGTATGGGCTGCTTTCGCCATATTGACGAAATTGTCGCCTGGCGCGATGCCAGTGAAGCCGAGCAGCATTCAATCATCGACCAACTTCCGGCCCGCAAGGCGCATTTCGAAGGCGCTGAAAATAGACATATTCTGAGCCGAGCCAAATGGTTAGAAGCCGAAGAGCGCTTAGCTAAAAAATTATAA
- a CDS encoding YajD family HNH nuclease, translating to MSTNQGQSKLDQVLAEAREYKAKRESGYREQALKLYPWVCGRCTREFTPKNLSELTVHHRDHNHDNNPSDGSNWELLCLYCHDNEHSRFEELIRYGSTTETKQAAATYNPFADLKAMMKK from the coding sequence ATGTCAACAAATCAAGGCCAGAGTAAGTTAGACCAAGTGTTAGCCGAGGCGCGGGAATACAAAGCCAAACGCGAGAGCGGTTACCGCGAACAGGCGTTAAAACTGTATCCTTGGGTGTGTGGCCGTTGTACTCGAGAATTTACCCCGAAAAATTTGAGCGAGCTGACAGTCCATCACAGAGATCATAACCACGATAACAACCCTTCCGACGGTTCTAACTGGGAATTACTGTGCCTGTATTGCCACGACAACGAACATTCCCGCTTTGAAGAACTGATCCGTTACGGTAGCACCACAGAAACGAAGCAAGCGGCGGCGACCTACAATCCCTTTGCCGATTTAAAGGCCATGATGAAGAAATAA
- a CDS encoding methyltransferase yields the protein MNQANPQKTSSDKEQFNQINQLLEQSRPLWQVRAFETNVLPWQADFPCLALRLWDISDDELDNLDAEQDRLVKALLPALTQDLHLRGLDWDLSLLTATPVVSDAALVQTPDIQFDDSAHFSAHIKGRKWAQITAFVQHLPEYDLPVLEWCAGKGHLGRLIAKTRGVDVVSLEWQAKLCEEGQAFAQQWQLPQRFICADAFAIGTDAGLTAAGLTETGLTEAGINDGQESPNRANENPLARHQQAVALHACGDLHVRLLKLATEAGTRALAISPCCYHLIQASHYQPLSTVAQQSTLKLSRHDLQLPLQQSVIANAKQQALRHQEIAWRLGFDALQRQCRQIDEYLPLPSLKQSQLSGSFADFCLWAAQQKSVLIPQHCDFAAWLELGRQRQRLTRRIDLVAHLFRSLLERWLILDRCCFLQEHGYRVVVGEFCANSVTPRNALILALKSDD from the coding sequence GTGAATCAAGCAAATCCTCAAAAGACATCTAGCGATAAAGAGCAATTTAACCAGATTAATCAATTGCTCGAGCAGAGTCGCCCCCTATGGCAAGTGCGCGCCTTTGAGACCAACGTCCTGCCATGGCAGGCGGATTTCCCTTGTTTGGCACTCAGGCTGTGGGACATCAGTGATGACGAACTCGATAACCTAGATGCCGAGCAAGATAGGCTAGTCAAAGCCCTATTACCCGCGTTAACCCAAGATCTTCACCTGCGAGGGCTAGATTGGGATCTGTCTTTGTTGACTGCGACTCCTGTGGTAAGTGACGCGGCATTAGTGCAAACGCCAGATATTCAATTTGACGATAGCGCACATTTCAGCGCCCACATTAAGGGGCGTAAATGGGCGCAAATTACTGCCTTTGTGCAGCATTTACCCGAGTACGATTTACCTGTGCTGGAGTGGTGTGCGGGCAAGGGGCACTTAGGCCGATTGATTGCTAAGACCCGCGGCGTCGATGTGGTCAGCCTCGAGTGGCAAGCAAAGCTCTGTGAAGAGGGGCAGGCGTTTGCGCAGCAATGGCAGTTACCCCAACGTTTTATCTGTGCCGATGCCTTTGCTATTGGGACTGATGCTGGGTTAACAGCGGCTGGATTAACAGAGACTGGGTTAACAGAGGCTGGGATAAATGATGGGCAAGAGAGCCCCAATCGAGCCAATGAGAATCCGTTGGCGCGTCACCAGCAGGCGGTTGCGCTCCATGCCTGTGGCGATTTGCATGTGCGCCTGTTGAAACTTGCCACCGAAGCGGGCACGCGGGCGCTGGCGATTTCCCCCTGTTGTTATCATTTAATTCAAGCGAGCCATTATCAGCCGTTATCGACAGTTGCTCAGCAGAGCACACTTAAGCTCAGCCGTCACGACTTGCAGTTGCCACTGCAGCAGAGTGTGATTGCTAATGCGAAACAACAGGCGCTGCGCCATCAAGAAATCGCGTGGCGCTTAGGTTTTGATGCACTGCAACGCCAATGCCGACAAATTGATGAATATTTACCTTTACCTTCGTTAAAACAGAGTCAACTCAGTGGCAGTTTTGCCGATTTTTGCCTGTGGGCGGCGCAGCAAAAATCTGTCCTCATACCGCAACATTGTGATTTTGCGGCTTGGCTCGAACTTGGGCGGCAAAGGCAAAGATTGACTCGACGTATCGATTTAGTGGCGCATTTATTTCGCAGCCTACTCGAGCGCTGGTTAATCCTCGATCGCTGCTGTTTTTTGCAGGAGCACGGCTATCGGGTTGTTGTGGGTGAATTTTGCGCAAACAGTGTCACGCCGAGAAATGCGCTGATTTTGGCATTAAAATCGGACGATTAA